A window of Thermosynechococcus sp. NK55a contains these coding sequences:
- the tuf gene encoding elongation factor Tu — MARAKFERTKPHVNVGTIGHVDHGKTTLTAAITMVLAAQGKAQARKYDEIDAAPEEKARGITINTAHVEYETEKRHYAHVDCPGHADYVKNMITGAAQMDGAILVVAATDGAMPQTKEHILLARQVGVPSIVVFLNKVDMVDDEELLELVELELRELLNEYEFPGDEVPIIRGSGLKALEAMTANPKTQRGENEWVDKIYELMDAVDSYIPTPERDVDKPFLMAVEDVFSITGRGTVATGRIERGRIKLNETVELVGLRETRTTTVTGIEMFKKSLEEGIAGDNAGLLLRGLKKEDVERGMVIAKPGSITPHTKFEGEVYVLTEKEGGRKTPFFAGYRPQFYVRTTDVTGTITSFTADDGSAPEMVMPGDRIKMTVELIQPIAIEQGMRFAIREGGRTIGAGVVSKIIE; from the coding sequence CAAGGGAAAGCCCAGGCTCGCAAATATGACGAAATTGATGCTGCGCCTGAGGAAAAAGCCCGTGGGATTACCATTAACACTGCCCACGTGGAGTATGAGACAGAAAAACGCCACTATGCCCATGTGGATTGCCCCGGCCACGCTGACTATGTGAAAAACATGATCACCGGTGCTGCCCAAATGGACGGCGCCATTCTGGTGGTGGCCGCAACCGACGGTGCAATGCCCCAAACCAAAGAGCACATTCTCTTGGCACGTCAGGTGGGTGTGCCCAGCATCGTTGTCTTCCTGAACAAAGTGGACATGGTAGATGACGAAGAACTGCTGGAGCTGGTGGAACTAGAACTGCGGGAACTGCTCAATGAGTATGAATTCCCCGGTGACGAAGTGCCCATCATCCGTGGTTCGGGTCTGAAGGCCCTCGAAGCCATGACCGCCAATCCGAAAACCCAGCGCGGCGAAAATGAGTGGGTGGATAAAATCTACGAGCTAATGGATGCTGTGGATAGCTACATTCCTACCCCTGAGCGGGATGTGGATAAACCCTTCCTGATGGCCGTAGAAGATGTGTTCTCTATTACTGGTCGCGGTACGGTGGCCACCGGTCGGATTGAACGGGGTCGCATTAAGCTTAATGAAACCGTTGAACTTGTTGGCCTGCGGGAAACTCGGACAACGACGGTCACCGGTATTGAAATGTTCAAGAAGAGCCTCGAAGAAGGGATTGCCGGTGACAACGCCGGTTTGCTGCTGCGGGGTTTGAAAAAAGAGGATGTGGAACGGGGGATGGTGATTGCCAAGCCCGGTTCTATTACGCCCCACACCAAGTTTGAAGGTGAAGTGTACGTGCTCACTGAAAAAGAGGGTGGCCGCAAAACCCCCTTCTTTGCCGGTTATCGTCCTCAGTTCTATGTGCGTACCACTGATGTGACTGGCACGATTACCTCCTTCACTGCGGACGATGGTAGTGCTCCTGAAATGGTGATGCCCGGTGACCGTATCAAAATGACCGTGGAACTGATCCAGCCCATTGCCATTGAGCAGGGGATGCGCTTTGCGATCCGTGAAGGCGGTCGTACCATTGGTGCGGGGGTTGTCTCCAAAATCATTGAGTAG
- the rpsJ gene encoding 30S ribosomal protein S10 has protein sequence MAALQQKIRIRLKAFDHRLLDTSCDRIVETAKRTGASPVGPIPLPTRRRIYCVLRSPHVDKDSREHFETRTHCRILDIYQPSPKTIDALMKLDLPAGVDIEVKL, from the coding sequence ATGGCTGCTTTACAACAGAAAATTCGTATTCGCCTTAAGGCCTTTGATCACCGATTGCTCGATACCTCCTGCGATCGCATTGTGGAGACTGCGAAAAGAACCGGTGCTTCCCCGGTAGGTCCGATTCCCCTACCTACACGCCGTCGAATTTATTGCGTCCTGCGATCGCCCCACGTGGACAAGGACTCACGGGAGCATTTTGAAACCCGTACCCACTGCCGTATTCTCGATATTTACCAACCTTCGCCGAAAACAATTGATGCCCTGATGAAGTTGGACTTGCCGGCGGGCGTGGATATTGAAGTGAAATTGTAA
- a CDS encoding M61 family metallopeptidase, giving the protein MTHTIIHPSPSKSSFQPPAMAYRINCQQGQTHLLWVTLRLTAPQTDVLDLHLPVWTPGSYLVREYARHLQDFTVGTADGIPLEWWKCAKNRWQVACTPGLELEVRYAIYAHELSVRTNHVDGSHAYFNPGAVCLYAPEYRDQPLTITIEAPPNWRVTTPLEVWGEDGYTFWAANYDLLVDSPFEVGTHGIYTFEVDGKPHELAVWGKGNFDPKRAIADIQRIIETAASLFGGLPYDRYVFILHLTHKGYGGLEHLNSCSLIFHRFGFQQAEHYRRFLCLVAHEFFHLWNVKRIRPQAFEVFDYDSENYTTSLWFVEGVTSYFDQLIPLWAGLFDAQTYLKLLSDSLNRYFHTPGRFVQPLSAASFDAWIKLYRPDENSINSQMSYYLKGELVALLLDLRIRLNFNHQRSLLDVLRRLWQQYCETGQGYTPDELWETIETVADENLSTWREQFIEGTVELPLQEWLTKVGLELVPQDALPYTGLQFQQEHGSLQIKAVLRDSPAEQAGLGAGDEIIALNGWRVKAEDWSEQLREYTAGEIIHLTWFHDQQLQSGDLILGEPQPHYRLQCRADATLSQRAHLEAWLGATATQL; this is encoded by the coding sequence ATGACGCATACGATCATCCATCCCTCCCCCTCTAAGTCTTCTTTTCAGCCCCCTGCCATGGCCTACCGCATTAACTGCCAGCAGGGGCAGACGCATCTTTTATGGGTGACGCTGCGGCTAACGGCACCCCAAACCGATGTCCTTGATCTGCATTTACCGGTGTGGACGCCTGGATCCTACCTCGTGCGCGAATATGCGCGGCATCTTCAGGACTTTACGGTGGGGACTGCCGATGGCATCCCCCTTGAGTGGTGGAAGTGTGCTAAGAATCGGTGGCAGGTGGCCTGCACGCCGGGTCTAGAACTTGAAGTGCGCTATGCCATCTATGCCCACGAACTCTCGGTACGCACGAACCATGTTGATGGGAGCCACGCCTATTTCAATCCAGGAGCGGTCTGCCTCTATGCGCCGGAGTATCGCGATCAGCCGCTTACCATCACGATTGAAGCACCACCAAACTGGCGGGTGACAACTCCCCTTGAGGTCTGGGGTGAGGATGGCTACACCTTTTGGGCTGCCAATTACGATCTCCTTGTGGATAGCCCCTTTGAGGTGGGTACCCATGGGATTTACACCTTTGAGGTGGACGGTAAACCCCATGAATTGGCGGTGTGGGGCAAGGGAAATTTTGATCCAAAGCGGGCGATCGCTGACATACAGCGAATTATTGAGACGGCGGCTAGTCTTTTTGGCGGACTGCCCTACGATCGCTATGTCTTTATTTTGCACCTTACCCACAAAGGGTATGGTGGTCTTGAGCATTTGAATAGCTGTTCGTTAATTTTTCATCGTTTTGGCTTTCAGCAGGCAGAGCACTATCGTCGTTTTCTCTGTTTAGTGGCTCACGAGTTTTTTCATCTCTGGAATGTCAAACGCATCCGTCCTCAAGCCTTCGAGGTCTTTGACTACGACAGTGAGAATTACACCACCAGCCTCTGGTTTGTCGAGGGGGTGACCAGTTATTTTGACCAGCTCATTCCCCTGTGGGCGGGGCTATTTGATGCACAGACCTATCTGAAACTGCTGAGCGACAGCCTCAATCGCTATTTCCACACACCGGGCCGCTTTGTCCAACCCCTGAGTGCCGCTAGCTTTGATGCTTGGATTAAGCTCTATCGTCCCGATGAAAATAGCATTAATTCCCAGATGTCCTACTACCTCAAAGGGGAGTTGGTGGCCCTATTGCTGGATTTGCGGATTCGCTTGAACTTTAATCACCAGCGATCGCTCCTTGATGTCCTGCGGCGGCTGTGGCAGCAGTATTGTGAAACGGGTCAAGGCTATACCCCCGATGAGTTGTGGGAAACAATTGAAACTGTTGCCGATGAAAACCTCAGCACCTGGCGCGAGCAATTCATTGAAGGAACGGTGGAGCTTCCCCTTCAGGAGTGGCTGACCAAAGTCGGGCTGGAACTGGTTCCCCAAGACGCACTGCCCTATACGGGACTTCAGTTTCAGCAGGAACATGGTTCTCTTCAAATCAAGGCCGTCCTGCGCGACTCCCCCGCCGAACAGGCAGGCTTAGGGGCTGGGGATGAAATCATTGCCCTCAATGGTTGGCGCGTCAAGGCAGAAGACTGGTCAGAGCAATTGCGGGAATACACAGCGGGAGAGATAATTCATCTGACATGGTTCCATGATCAGCAATTGCAGTCAGGGGATTTGATTTTGGGAGAACCCCAACCCCACTATCGGTTGCAGTGTCGAGCCGATGCCACGCTGAGCCAGCGGGCCCATCTGGAAGCCTGGTTGGGAGCAACCGCTACTCAGCTCTAG
- the uvrC gene encoding excinuclease ABC subunit UvrC — protein sequence MLQPLIQDRDRLEQVLRQLPLAPGVYFLKDKTDQILYIGKSKRLRSRVRSYFREPAQLGPRLELMVYQVADIEFIVTDTEAEALALEANLIKQHQPHFNVLLKDDKKYPYVCITWSEPYPRIFITRKRQFGNGGDPRSDSAKDRYYGPYVDSFRLRQTLALVKRLFPLRQRPRPLFRDRPCLNYDIGRCPGVCQGLISPQEYRQTLQRVAMIFQGRTGELVAQLQAQMAQAAADLNFELAARLRDQIRGLEHLGVDQKVSLPDDTVSRDAIALAVGDRHAAIQLFQIRAGRLVGRLAFVADAQSGSAGTILQRVLEEHYAQVEDVEIPSEILLQHPLPEPDFLRRYLSEKKGRAVTLTVPQRQAKAELIAMVQRNAELELARLQQASDRTQTALEDLAQLLGLDTLPHRIEGYDISHIQGSDAVASQVVFIDGLPAKQHYRHYNIRNPEVKLGHSDDFASLAEILRRRFAPYLEGKGDPLDDWPDVILIDGGKGQLSAVVQVLEPLLGDLTLLSLAKQREEIFLPHHRQPLPTDPEQPGVQLLRRVRDEAHRFALNFHRQKRAQRQRRSYLDQIPGLGYQRQKELLATFRSIDYIRMATPEQLAQVNGVGPRLAERIYRYFHADTD from the coding sequence ATGCTTCAGCCCTTAATTCAAGATCGCGATCGCTTGGAACAGGTCCTGCGGCAGTTGCCTTTGGCACCGGGGGTCTATTTCCTTAAGGATAAGACGGATCAAATTCTTTACATTGGCAAGTCCAAACGCCTGCGATCGCGGGTGCGTTCCTATTTTCGTGAACCCGCTCAACTGGGACCCCGCCTTGAGCTAATGGTCTATCAGGTGGCAGATATTGAGTTCATTGTCACGGATACGGAAGCGGAGGCGCTGGCTCTGGAAGCCAATTTAATCAAGCAGCATCAGCCCCACTTCAACGTTCTCCTCAAGGATGACAAGAAATACCCCTACGTTTGTATTACGTGGTCCGAACCCTATCCCCGTATTTTCATTACTCGCAAACGCCAATTTGGCAATGGGGGTGATCCCCGCAGTGATTCTGCCAAGGATCGCTACTATGGCCCCTACGTGGATAGCTTTCGCCTGCGCCAAACGCTAGCCCTGGTGAAGCGGCTTTTTCCGCTGCGGCAACGTCCCCGCCCCCTGTTTAGGGATCGCCCTTGCCTCAACTACGATATTGGGCGCTGTCCGGGGGTCTGCCAAGGTCTGATTTCTCCCCAAGAGTATCGGCAAACGCTACAAAGGGTAGCGATGATCTTTCAGGGACGCACAGGGGAACTGGTAGCACAGTTGCAAGCACAAATGGCACAAGCGGCAGCGGATCTCAATTTTGAATTGGCAGCCCGACTGCGAGATCAAATTCGCGGCCTGGAACATTTAGGCGTGGATCAAAAAGTTTCATTGCCTGATGACACTGTCTCTCGAGATGCCATTGCCCTTGCGGTGGGCGATCGCCACGCAGCCATCCAACTGTTTCAAATTCGCGCTGGTCGCTTGGTGGGGCGTTTAGCTTTCGTCGCCGATGCCCAAAGTGGCAGTGCCGGCACAATTTTGCAGCGGGTTCTTGAAGAGCACTATGCCCAAGTGGAGGATGTAGAAATTCCCAGTGAAATTTTGTTACAGCATCCCCTCCCCGAACCAGATTTCCTACGCAGGTACCTCAGTGAAAAGAAAGGTCGCGCTGTTACCCTCACCGTCCCCCAACGGCAGGCAAAAGCAGAACTCATTGCCATGGTGCAACGAAATGCAGAATTAGAATTGGCACGGCTACAACAGGCTAGCGATCGCACCCAAACTGCCCTTGAAGATTTAGCCCAGCTCCTTGGCCTTGACACCCTGCCCCACCGCATTGAGGGCTACGACATTTCCCACATTCAAGGGTCTGACGCGGTGGCCTCACAGGTTGTCTTTATTGATGGCCTGCCTGCCAAGCAGCACTATCGCCACTACAACATCCGCAACCCCGAGGTAAAGCTTGGGCACTCCGACGACTTCGCCAGTCTTGCTGAGATTCTACGCCGCCGCTTTGCCCCCTACCTTGAGGGCAAGGGTGACCCCCTCGATGATTGGCCCGATGTGATCCTCATTGATGGCGGCAAGGGACAACTGTCCGCTGTGGTTCAGGTTTTGGAGCCACTCTTGGGCGATCTCACCCTTCTTAGCTTGGCTAAACAGCGGGAGGAGATTTTCCTACCCCACCACCGCCAACCTCTCCCCACAGATCCAGAGCAGCCAGGGGTGCAATTACTGCGCCGCGTGCGGGATGAGGCCCATCGCTTTGCCCTTAACTTCCACCGTCAGAAACGTGCCCAACGCCAACGGCGATCGTACCTCGACCAAATCCCCGGCTTAGGCTACCAACGTCAAAAGGAACTCCTCGCCACCTTTCGCTCCATTGACTATATCCGTATGGCCACCCCTGAACAGTTGGCACAGGTGAACGGGGTCGGCCCCCGCCTGGCGGAAAGAATTTACCGCTATTTTCATGCGGATACTGATTAG
- a CDS encoding YnfA family protein: MIKVAKSLIYFFITGLLELGGAYFVWLWLREHKSIWYALGGATLLFIYGMVPTLQPAHFGRVQAAYSGIFLLVAMFWSWGIDKVRPDKFDLLGAGVALLGTLIIMYAPRNH; this comes from the coding sequence ATGATAAAAGTTGCAAAATCCCTAATTTACTTTTTCATCACAGGTCTCCTCGAGCTTGGGGGAGCCTATTTTGTGTGGCTCTGGCTACGAGAGCATAAAAGCATTTGGTATGCCTTAGGGGGGGCAACCCTACTTTTTATCTATGGCATGGTACCGACGCTTCAACCCGCGCATTTCGGTCGTGTTCAAGCCGCCTATAGTGGCATTTTCCTGCTGGTGGCTATGTTCTGGAGTTGGGGAATTGATAAAGTGCGCCCCGATAAGTTTGATCTGCTCGGTGCCGGGGTTGCCCTCCTAGGAACGCTGATTATCATGTATGCGCCAAGAAACCATTGA